One genomic segment of Chitinophaga sancti includes these proteins:
- the nagA gene encoding N-acetylglucosamine-6-phosphate deacetylase, with protein sequence MLNAYSNCRIFTGDNWLEDHVVLSENGRIIDIVSQKTIPAHATIHDLNGADLVPAFIDLQIYGGNGRYFPALPDVESIKATYEYCKAGGAAYFMITIPTQSPEIILQSIAAVKEYWEQGGEGCLGLHLEGPYISPEKNGAHLLKYIKAPTSDDIDWILAHGAGIVKMMTVAPERCAPALIDRLQEAGVLVSAGHSNGTYQQLYQSFDNGITTCTHLFNAMSQLQSRAPGMVGAIYDHPHVHASVVADGIHVDFNTIRISKKIMGNRLFLITDAVAGSDGEDYGFHWNAESGRYEDANGTLSGSALTMLEAVQNCIAQVGIAPQEALRMAAAYPAVVAGLSQELGRIAPGFRTAMLALDERWAFQQLILS encoded by the coding sequence ATGCTGAATGCGTATAGCAATTGCAGGATCTTCACTGGCGACAACTGGCTGGAAGACCATGTAGTACTTTCAGAAAACGGTAGGATCATTGATATTGTATCCCAAAAAACAATCCCCGCCCACGCGACAATCCATGACCTAAACGGTGCAGACCTGGTACCCGCATTCATTGACTTACAGATTTACGGTGGCAACGGTCGTTATTTCCCTGCCTTACCTGATGTGGAATCTATCAAAGCAACGTATGAATATTGCAAAGCTGGTGGTGCGGCTTACTTTATGATTACCATTCCTACACAATCACCTGAAATTATTCTACAATCTATCGCTGCTGTAAAGGAATATTGGGAACAGGGAGGAGAAGGATGCTTAGGCTTACACCTGGAAGGTCCTTATATCAGCCCTGAAAAGAATGGGGCACACTTACTGAAATACATCAAAGCACCTACTTCAGATGATATAGACTGGATTTTAGCACATGGCGCTGGTATCGTAAAGATGATGACAGTGGCGCCTGAGCGTTGTGCCCCTGCACTCATCGACCGCCTGCAGGAAGCAGGAGTGCTGGTGTCTGCAGGTCATAGCAATGGTACCTACCAACAGCTTTATCAGTCATTTGACAATGGTATTACTACCTGTACACATCTCTTCAATGCAATGTCTCAACTGCAAAGCAGAGCACCCGGTATGGTGGGGGCTATCTATGATCATCCGCATGTACATGCGAGTGTGGTAGCCGATGGTATACATGTAGACTTCAATACCATCCGCATCAGCAAGAAGATCATGGGCAACCGTCTGTTCCTGATCACTGATGCTGTGGCAGGTAGTGATGGAGAGGACTATGGGTTTCATTGGAATGCCGAAAGCGGTCGTTATGAAGATGCGAATGGCACATTATCCGGTTCTGCACTCACTATGCTGGAAGCTGTACAGAACTGTATTGCACAGGTAGGTATTGCACCTCAGGAAGCTTTGCGAATGGCAGCAGCTTATCCTGCGGTAGTAGCAGGACTCTCTCAGGAGCTGGGTCGCATTGCCCCTGGATTCCGCACAGCCATGCTGGCACTGGATGAAAGGTGGGCCTTCCAGCAACTTATCTTATCTTAG
- a CDS encoding regulatory protein RecX, with protein MQTSILLKLRHYCAYQERSHSEVKTKCLELGLRGDEIEEAIAALIADNFLNEERFARAYAGGKFRSQKWGRKKILAGLRQHQVSAYCIKKGMEEIDDEDYMDVLQSLVEKKYASLKGEEYLKRQYKTTQYLLQKGYEPELVSETLKQIAKDGL; from the coding sequence ATGCAGACTTCTATCCTCTTAAAATTACGTCATTACTGTGCCTATCAGGAACGCAGCCACAGCGAGGTGAAAACAAAATGCCTTGAGCTGGGGCTGCGTGGTGATGAGATAGAGGAAGCTATTGCAGCTCTGATAGCTGACAACTTCCTGAACGAAGAGCGATTTGCCCGTGCCTATGCCGGTGGTAAATTCCGCTCACAGAAGTGGGGACGCAAAAAGATCCTGGCAGGCCTCAGGCAACACCAGGTATCTGCTTACTGCATCAAAAAAGGCATGGAAGAAATTGATGATGAGGATTATATGGATGTGCTGCAATCCCTGGTGGAAAAGAAATATGCATCCCTGAAAGGAGAAGAATACCTGAAAAGACAGTACAAGACTACCCAATACCTGTTACAAAAAGGGTACGAACCTGAGCTGGTAAGTGAAACCCTTAAACAAATTGCAAAAGATGGGCTATAA
- a CDS encoding RNA polymerase sigma factor, which produces MSSTEFNALLLGNADFLRPYAVTLTKDAESAKDLYQETLFRALANRDKYLAGTNIRAWLYTIMRNIFINNYRRGNRQFRLLDNSAGEFLMHQQIPTIGNAAETNLRIKDVHSAVYNLPVIFKQPFMLYFEGYKYYEIAAMLNEPLGTVKSRIHFARKMLKSRIVRF; this is translated from the coding sequence ATGTCTTCGACAGAATTTAATGCACTTTTACTTGGAAATGCCGATTTCCTGAGACCGTATGCTGTTACCCTCACCAAGGATGCCGAATCAGCAAAAGACCTTTACCAGGAAACACTTTTCCGCGCACTCGCCAATCGCGATAAATACCTTGCAGGTACAAATATCCGCGCCTGGCTCTATACTATCATGCGCAATATTTTTATCAACAATTACCGTCGTGGCAACAGACAGTTTCGTCTGCTTGACAATTCCGCAGGCGAGTTCCTCATGCACCAGCAGATCCCAACCATTGGTAATGCTGCCGAAACGAATCTGCGTATCAAGGATGTTCACTCAGCAGTGTACAATCTGCCTGTGATTTTCAAACAACCATTCATGCTTTACTTCGAAGGTTATAAGTATTATGAAATTGCAGCCATGCTTAATGAACCATTGGGTACCGTGAAAAGCCGCATCCACTTTGCCAGAAAAATGCTGAAGTCGAGGATCGTACGCTTCTAA
- a CDS encoding GH3 auxin-responsive promoter family protein: MAILGNLISRSLRIRKKFTFKLGTPRQYQLQVLYRLLTKAKDTQFGQHYNFQDILNSPNIIANYRSTVPVHNYNKMHADWWYKCLEGEANVSWPEKIKYFALSSGTSESASKHIPVTRDMLRNVKKVGVKQLYSMANFDIPPKSFSKGILMLGGTTALYEKGDYYEGDMSGIQAKNIPRWFRRFYKPGGNISKKPNWEQRIKLIVRKAPQWDVGTVCGVPAWVQIVLAEIIKYHGVKNIHEIWPNLAVYIHGGVSFEPYRDSFQKLLGKPINFIETYMASEGSFGFQARPNVRGIKLVLNAGIFYEFIPFTEENFTSDGEVKPNPKSYMIHEVVEDVEYAVMLSTCAGAWRYLIGDVVKFTSVKEHEIIIVGRTKQFLSLCGEHMSIDNMNNAIDAVQKKLGITVNEFTVAGFPHENLFAHRWFIGTDDVNVDSSRVREIIDQTLSEVNDDYAVERTSALKEIFVEILPKDVFIDYLRVKGKEGAMNKFPRVMKGDKLKDWENFLASRLKSV; encoded by the coding sequence ATGGCCATTTTAGGTAATCTTATATCCAGGTCACTGCGCATCAGGAAGAAGTTCACATTCAAGTTAGGTACGCCACGCCAGTATCAGTTACAGGTATTGTACAGGCTACTTACGAAAGCTAAGGATACGCAGTTCGGTCAGCATTACAACTTCCAGGACATACTCAATAGCCCGAATATCATCGCTAATTATCGTTCCACTGTACCCGTACACAACTATAACAAGATGCATGCGGATTGGTGGTATAAGTGTCTGGAAGGAGAGGCTAATGTAAGCTGGCCTGAGAAGATCAAATATTTCGCCCTCAGTTCGGGAACTTCCGAATCTGCGAGTAAGCACATACCTGTTACCCGCGATATGCTGCGTAACGTGAAGAAGGTGGGTGTTAAGCAGCTGTATTCTATGGCTAACTTCGACATTCCCCCTAAATCTTTCTCCAAAGGGATCCTCATGCTGGGTGGTACAACTGCTCTGTACGAAAAAGGGGATTACTATGAAGGAGATATGAGTGGTATTCAGGCAAAGAATATCCCCCGTTGGTTCAGACGTTTCTACAAGCCAGGCGGCAACATTTCCAAAAAACCAAACTGGGAACAGCGTATCAAGCTCATTGTGCGCAAGGCGCCACAATGGGATGTAGGTACGGTATGTGGGGTGCCTGCCTGGGTACAGATTGTACTGGCAGAGATCATCAAATACCACGGGGTAAAGAACATCCATGAGATCTGGCCAAACCTGGCTGTGTACATCCATGGAGGCGTTAGCTTCGAGCCTTATCGTGACAGTTTCCAGAAACTGCTGGGTAAACCGATCAATTTCATTGAAACATATATGGCCTCGGAAGGCTCTTTCGGTTTCCAGGCCCGTCCGAATGTAAGGGGCATTAAACTGGTCCTGAACGCGGGCATCTTCTACGAATTCATTCCATTTACAGAAGAGAACTTTACCAGCGATGGCGAAGTAAAACCAAATCCTAAGTCTTACATGATCCATGAGGTGGTGGAAGATGTGGAGTATGCGGTGATGCTGTCGACCTGTGCCGGTGCATGGCGCTACCTGATTGGTGACGTTGTGAAGTTTACTTCCGTAAAAGAGCATGAAATCATCATTGTAGGTCGTACCAAACAGTTCCTGAGCCTCTGTGGCGAACACATGAGTATCGATAACATGAACAATGCGATCGATGCCGTGCAGAAGAAGCTGGGTATTACTGTCAATGAATTTACCGTAGCAGGGTTCCCACATGAGAACCTGTTTGCTCACCGCTGGTTTATCGGTACAGACGATGTGAATGTAGACAGTAGCCGTGTCCGTGAAATCATTGACCAGACCCTGAGCGAGGTAAATGACGACTACGCAGTAGAACGTACCTCTGCACTGAAGGAGATCTTTGTTGAGATCCTGCCAAAAGATGTGTTCATTGACTACCTGCGCGTAAAGGGCAAAGAAGGTGCTATGAACAAATTCCCACGGGTGATGAAAGGTGATAAATTGAAAGACTGGGAGAACTTTCTGGCGTCCAGGCTGAAGTCAGTGTAA
- a CDS encoding ArnT family glycosyltransferase, which yields MGILRYFTRNQYKNLFLLGWFLLCLIQAGFTELMDDEAYYWVYAHHLSWGYFDHPPMVAVLIKLGYGLFHNEFGVRIGMVILNLGTIIVTDKLIPRKDNRLFYLLLLVMGAMQLGGMLAVPDVPLIFFAALYFYIYRAFLEQQSWKNTFLLALSMALMFYSKYHGVLLVGFTVLSNLNLLRVFKFYIAVAITTILFLPHLYWQYAHNFPSLQYHLIERNASVYQLNFTIEYILGQILLFGPLAGWLVLYYAFVCPIQSAFERALKFCTIGVLVFFLFSTFKGRVEANWTVMLFTPVMVLAHQSVRRKRSIRRSLKVIQYLAPVTLVIVFVARVYLIWDFMPGVNIRPEIHHNREWAKALQEHAGGRPIVFLNSYQQPSKYMFYSDNGLGYSINSRYNRRSQYNYWETEKQLWGKQVEISYSTELIPVTDSFITSRGLVKFHLQDPYYSYSLIQFKAAMQQVKVNPGATMGFLLQVDNGYHEAVPVDTANEAVVGYAFTQKDVEIPAVKTALTISKAIDRRIVRIEVQMPDKPGTYQLKFCVFAGVLPPTHNSQAVKVIVQ from the coding sequence ATGGGCATTCTACGCTACTTTACCAGGAATCAATATAAGAACCTTTTCCTGTTGGGCTGGTTCCTGCTTTGCTTGATACAGGCAGGTTTTACAGAACTGATGGATGATGAAGCTTATTATTGGGTGTATGCCCATCATCTGAGCTGGGGGTACTTCGACCACCCGCCAATGGTCGCAGTGTTGATCAAACTGGGGTATGGCCTTTTTCACAATGAATTTGGTGTACGTATCGGCATGGTGATCCTGAACCTGGGGACCATTATTGTTACTGACAAACTCATTCCCCGCAAGGATAACCGGCTATTTTACCTTTTGTTGCTGGTAATGGGTGCTATGCAGCTGGGGGGTATGCTGGCAGTGCCTGATGTGCCGTTGATCTTCTTTGCAGCATTATACTTTTACATCTACAGAGCGTTTCTCGAACAGCAAAGCTGGAAAAATACTTTCCTGCTGGCATTGAGTATGGCGCTGATGTTTTATAGCAAATACCATGGTGTATTGCTGGTAGGATTTACTGTACTCTCCAACCTGAATCTCCTGCGGGTATTCAAGTTTTATATAGCTGTAGCTATCACTACGATCTTATTCTTACCGCATTTATACTGGCAATACGCGCATAATTTCCCTTCCCTGCAGTATCACCTGATAGAAAGGAATGCCTCCGTTTATCAGCTGAATTTTACGATAGAATACATCCTTGGACAGATCCTGTTATTTGGTCCGCTGGCAGGTTGGTTAGTGTTGTATTATGCTTTTGTATGTCCGATCCAGAGTGCTTTTGAAAGAGCATTGAAGTTCTGTACAATCGGTGTGCTGGTGTTCTTCCTGTTCAGTACATTCAAGGGCAGGGTAGAGGCTAACTGGACGGTAATGTTGTTTACACCTGTAATGGTGTTGGCGCATCAGTCAGTAAGAAGAAAGAGATCTATTCGTCGTTCACTGAAAGTGATTCAATACCTGGCGCCTGTTACACTGGTAATTGTATTCGTTGCCCGTGTATACCTGATATGGGATTTTATGCCTGGTGTAAATATCCGTCCTGAAATACATCATAACAGGGAGTGGGCAAAGGCTTTGCAGGAACATGCCGGTGGCCGTCCGATCGTATTTTTGAATAGTTATCAGCAGCCTTCCAAATACATGTTTTATAGTGACAATGGTTTGGGGTATAGTATCAATAGCCGGTACAACCGCCGTAGTCAGTATAACTATTGGGAAACGGAAAAGCAGCTGTGGGGGAAACAGGTAGAAATTAGCTACTCAACAGAGCTTATTCCAGTTACGGATAGCTTCATTACCTCAAGAGGGTTAGTGAAATTTCACCTGCAGGATCCTTATTATTCCTATTCACTGATCCAGTTCAAAGCTGCCATGCAACAGGTGAAAGTAAATCCGGGTGCAACCATGGGATTCCTGCTGCAGGTGGATAATGGGTATCATGAAGCGGTGCCCGTAGATACAGCGAATGAGGCGGTAGTGGGGTATGCTTTTACACAAAAAGATGTAGAAATACCTGCGGTAAAAACAGCGCTGACAATCAGCAAAGCAATAGATCGAAGAATAGTGCGGATAGAGGTGCAAATGCCTGATAAACCAGGTACTTACCAGCTGAAATTCTGTGTATTTGCAGGGGTATTACCACCTACACATAATAGCCAGGCAGTCAAAGTCATCGTTCAATAA
- a CDS encoding inositol monophosphatase family protein yields MLKDTLLKATQAGGQVLQHYFNGAFQISSKSTINDLVTEADKGAETAIFKVIQDTYPDHFILSEESGELVTTSNTKWIIDPLDGTVNFAHGIPICCVSIGVEVDGEMVLGAVYNPFLNEFYFAEKGKGATRNDKPIHVSAKTDLGSACMATGFPYQWEGGENDPVDIFAYFVKRGQAVRRLGSAAIDLCWVADGRFDGYYEHTLNAWDAAAGFLIVEEAGGKVTDFKGNRYSPYQRTLIATNGNIHQQLVDVVNGKF; encoded by the coding sequence ATGTTAAAAGATACCCTTCTCAAGGCAACACAGGCTGGCGGACAAGTTTTACAGCATTATTTCAATGGGGCTTTTCAGATCAGCAGCAAAAGTACCATCAATGACCTGGTAACGGAAGCGGATAAAGGGGCAGAAACTGCCATCTTCAAGGTCATCCAGGATACTTACCCTGACCATTTTATCCTCAGTGAGGAGTCGGGTGAACTGGTGACCACCTCCAACACCAAATGGATCATTGATCCACTGGATGGTACGGTAAACTTTGCTCATGGTATTCCTATCTGCTGCGTAAGCATCGGGGTGGAAGTAGATGGAGAAATGGTACTGGGAGCTGTGTACAACCCCTTCCTCAATGAATTCTACTTTGCAGAAAAAGGGAAAGGGGCTACGCGGAACGACAAGCCTATTCACGTATCTGCCAAGACAGATCTGGGTAGTGCCTGCATGGCAACGGGTTTCCCTTACCAGTGGGAAGGTGGTGAAAATGATCCGGTAGATATTTTTGCTTACTTCGTAAAGAGAGGACAGGCAGTGCGCCGCCTCGGCTCTGCCGCGATTGACCTGTGCTGGGTAGCTGATGGTCGCTTTGACGGTTATTATGAACATACGCTGAATGCCTGGGATGCTGCTGCCGGCTTCCTTATCGTAGAAGAAGCAGGTGGTAAAGTAACCGATTTCAAAGGCAATAGATACTCCCCTTACCAGCGCACGCTGATTGCCACAAATGGCAATATTCATCAGCAACTGGTAGATGTCGTTAATGGAAAATTTTGA
- a CDS encoding ATP-dependent helicase has translation MKANYLDELNERQREAVEHIKGPLMIVAGAGSGKTKVLTTRIAHLLHNGVDAFNILSLTFTNKAAKEMKERVEKILGGTEARNLYIGTFHSVFARLLRAEAHRLGYPNDFTIYDSDDAKSVLKTIINEQNLDDKHYKPNMVYNRISSAKNNLVGPEEYQHDYAIQQEDMRANRPMTGKLYEMYAKRCFKNGAMDFDDLLFKMYQLLKNFPEVLHKYQHKFKYIMIDEYQDTNPAQYEIIKLLGAAHENICVVGDDAQSIYSFRGATIQNILQFEKDYNDARVVKLEQNYRSTKSILQVANDVIANNKGQIEKNLWTDNPNGEKIKLVRTMTDNEEGKFVAETIAEQKLRNHYANRDFAILYRTNAQSRAFEENLRRKAIPYRIYGGISFYQRKEIKDFVAYLRIVMNPSDEESLKRIINYPIRGIGKTTVEKVVIFANDHNITFWNVLERAQEFGFKGGTLEAIENFVTMIRSFQAMQGKHNAYDIAVQVGKSTNIVKELFNDKTTEGLARYENIQELLNSVKEFTETPTEDGELLEKSLGTYLQQITLLTDADKGNDEDSDVVKLMTIHAAKGLEFPVVFSVGLEENLFPSSLSINSREELEEERRLFYVVITRAKARLFLTYANSRYRFGQLVNNESSRFLEEMPEQYIDRSYAGGGAVGGRSPINNGGGLWGNSGSNMFDRMQKKTPGSQSSQPVAGPRPTPKPVANGAASTHVPTAGFTPDDPATMEAGMDVEHQKFGFGTILNMEGAPNNRIATVVFPKGGGEKKIMLNYARLMIVKK, from the coding sequence ATGAAGGCAAATTACTTAGACGAACTGAATGAGCGGCAGCGCGAAGCAGTTGAGCATATCAAAGGCCCGCTGATGATCGTAGCGGGTGCTGGTTCCGGTAAGACGAAAGTACTTACTACCCGTATCGCCCACCTGCTCCACAATGGTGTAGATGCTTTTAATATTCTCTCATTGACCTTTACCAACAAGGCCGCTAAAGAGATGAAGGAACGTGTGGAAAAGATCCTCGGTGGTACCGAAGCCAGGAACCTCTACATTGGGACCTTCCACTCCGTGTTTGCCCGTTTGTTAAGGGCCGAAGCACATCGCCTCGGTTACCCCAACGACTTTACTATTTATGATTCTGACGATGCGAAAAGCGTACTGAAAACAATCATAAACGAGCAAAATCTGGATGATAAACATTATAAACCTAACATGGTCTATAACCGTATATCCTCCGCCAAAAATAACCTTGTAGGCCCTGAAGAATACCAGCACGATTACGCCATCCAGCAGGAAGATATGAGGGCCAACCGCCCTATGACCGGCAAGCTGTATGAAATGTATGCCAAACGCTGCTTCAAAAATGGCGCAATGGACTTCGATGACCTGCTCTTCAAAATGTACCAGCTCCTGAAGAACTTCCCCGAAGTACTGCACAAATACCAGCACAAATTCAAGTATATCATGATCGATGAGTACCAGGATACCAATCCTGCCCAGTACGAAATCATCAAACTGCTAGGCGCTGCACATGAAAATATCTGTGTGGTGGGAGACGATGCACAAAGTATCTACTCCTTCCGTGGTGCTACCATCCAGAACATCCTCCAGTTCGAGAAGGATTACAACGATGCCAGGGTGGTAAAACTGGAACAGAACTATCGTAGTACCAAATCCATTCTCCAGGTTGCCAACGATGTGATCGCGAACAACAAAGGACAGATCGAAAAGAACCTGTGGACGGACAATCCAAATGGTGAAAAGATAAAACTGGTGCGCACCATGACCGACAATGAAGAAGGCAAATTCGTAGCCGAAACCATTGCCGAACAAAAACTACGCAACCACTACGCAAACAGGGATTTCGCTATCCTGTACCGTACCAATGCACAAAGCCGTGCATTTGAAGAAAACCTGCGCCGCAAAGCTATACCTTACCGGATTTATGGTGGTATCTCCTTCTATCAACGAAAGGAAATCAAAGACTTCGTGGCTTACCTGCGCATCGTGATGAATCCATCTGATGAAGAAAGCCTGAAACGCATCATCAACTACCCGATCCGCGGAATTGGTAAAACCACTGTCGAAAAAGTAGTGATCTTCGCCAACGACCACAATATCACCTTCTGGAACGTGCTGGAAAGGGCGCAGGAATTCGGATTTAAAGGCGGTACACTGGAAGCCATTGAAAACTTTGTGACGATGATCCGTAGTTTCCAGGCTATGCAGGGTAAACACAATGCTTACGACATCGCCGTACAGGTAGGTAAGTCTACTAACATCGTCAAAGAACTCTTCAACGATAAAACGACCGAAGGTCTCGCCCGCTACGAAAACATCCAGGAACTCCTGAACTCTGTGAAGGAGTTTACCGAAACACCTACTGAAGATGGTGAGCTGCTGGAAAAATCACTGGGTACCTATCTGCAGCAAATTACCCTGCTCACCGATGCTGACAAAGGCAACGACGAAGACAGTGATGTGGTGAAACTCATGACGATCCATGCTGCAAAAGGCCTGGAATTTCCGGTAGTATTCAGCGTAGGTCTGGAAGAAAACCTTTTCCCAAGCTCCCTCTCTATCAATTCAAGAGAAGAGCTGGAAGAAGAACGCCGCCTTTTCTATGTGGTGATCACCCGTGCTAAGGCAAGATTGTTTCTCACTTATGCAAACAGCCGTTACCGCTTTGGTCAGCTGGTCAATAATGAATCCAGCCGTTTCCTCGAGGAAATGCCTGAGCAATACATTGACCGCAGCTATGCAGGTGGTGGTGCTGTAGGTGGCAGAAGCCCGATCAACAATGGTGGTGGCCTATGGGGCAATAGTGGTAGCAACATGTTCGACCGTATGCAGAAGAAAACGCCGGGTAGCCAGTCTTCCCAGCCTGTTGCCGGCCCACGCCCTACACCTAAACCCGTTGCCAACGGTGCTGCCAGCACCCATGTGCCTACTGCCGGTTTTACGCCGGACGACCCGGCTACTATGGAAGCTGGTATGGATGTGGAACACCAGAAATTCGGTTTTGGTACCATCCTCAATATGGAGGGAGCACCTAACAACCGTATTGCAACCGTTGTATTCCCTAAGGGCGGCGGGGAGAAAAAGATTATGCTGAACTACGCACGATTGATGATCGTAAAGAAATAA
- a CDS encoding VOC family protein, with protein MLQAIHHIAVICSDYERSKQFYTEILGLEIIREVYRQERKSYKLDLALNGQYVIELFSFPDPPPRPSRPEANGLRHLAFAVSDIDKAVAHLKTHAVITEPVRIDPYTEKRFTFFTDPDGLPLELYEQ; from the coding sequence ATGTTACAAGCTATTCATCATATTGCAGTGATCTGCTCAGACTATGAGCGGAGTAAGCAATTCTATACGGAAATACTCGGATTGGAAATAATCCGTGAAGTATACCGGCAGGAACGAAAATCGTACAAGCTGGATCTTGCATTAAATGGGCAGTATGTGATCGAACTATTCTCATTTCCTGATCCCCCGCCCCGGCCTTCCCGGCCGGAGGCGAACGGCCTGCGTCACCTGGCATTTGCAGTGTCGGATATCGACAAGGCCGTGGCTCACCTGAAGACCCACGCTGTCATCACAGAGCCTGTTCGTATTGACCCCTATACCGAAAAGAGGTTTACATTCTTTACCGATCCGGATGGGTTACCACTGGAGCTTTATGAACAGTGA
- a CDS encoding amidohydrolase yields the protein MSDLKVTLIQTKLHWEDIDANLKMFNEKIDSIKERTEVVVLPEMFSTGFSMQPEKLAEKMDGKAVQWMTKKAAEKNIIIGGSLIIEEEGEYYNRFIWMQPNGVAGVYDKRHRFAFAGEDKHYSAGDTRLIASVKGWKICLNICYDLRFPVWQRNQINSDTNAPAYDLLINVANWPERRSTAWKTLIQARAIENQVYAIGLNRVGDDGNGIYHSGDTSLIDPLGEILYRKSHDEDIFTTTLERAKLDDIREKIPFLRDADKFQLF from the coding sequence ATGTCAGATCTGAAAGTAACGCTTATACAGACCAAATTGCATTGGGAAGACATTGATGCTAACCTGAAGATGTTCAATGAAAAGATTGATAGCATCAAGGAAAGAACCGAAGTAGTCGTCCTTCCTGAAATGTTCAGCACAGGCTTCAGCATGCAGCCTGAAAAGCTGGCTGAAAAGATGGATGGCAAGGCAGTGCAGTGGATGACTAAAAAAGCAGCAGAGAAAAACATCATTATCGGCGGAAGCCTGATCATCGAAGAAGAAGGAGAATATTACAACCGCTTCATCTGGATGCAGCCAAACGGCGTAGCCGGTGTTTACGACAAACGTCACCGCTTTGCCTTTGCCGGCGAAGATAAACACTACTCAGCTGGCGATACCCGCCTGATCGCTTCCGTAAAAGGTTGGAAAATATGCCTCAACATCTGTTACGACCTGCGTTTCCCCGTATGGCAGCGTAACCAGATAAATAGCGACACCAACGCGCCTGCATACGACCTTCTCATCAACGTAGCTAACTGGCCTGAGCGCCGTAGCACCGCCTGGAAAACACTGATTCAGGCACGTGCCATAGAAAACCAGGTATATGCAATTGGTTTGAACAGGGTAGGAGACGATGGTAATGGCATCTACCACAGCGGCGACACCAGCCTCATTGACCCACTGGGTGAAATATTATACAGAAAGAGTCACGACGAAGATATTTTTACTACTACACTCGAGCGCGCCAAACTGGACGACATACGGGAGAAAATTCCTTTCCTCAGAGATGCTGATAAATTTCAGTTGTTTTAA
- the thiL gene encoding thiamine-phosphate kinase has translation MSEERTEINSLGEFGLIDLLTKNIEIQQASTVLGVGDDAAVIDHFGRQTVVSTDMLVEGIHFDLMYTPLKHLGYKSVTVNLSDIYAMNATPTHITVSIAFNNRFSVEALNEFYEGVYAACEKYGVDLIGGDTSNSQKGFIISVTAIGEVAPDQFVKRSTAQKGDLLCVSGDLGAAFLGLTLLEREKKIYLESPQLQPDLEDQTYIIGRQLKPEARKNIVEWLEKNDIKPTAMMDVSDGLSSEILHICKQSNLGVVLYEEKIPIAQESKEMALKFGMDPTACALSGGEDYELLFTMKQEDYDKIVLSEEISVIGYMADISEGAHILTKGGNKFKLVAQGWNAFKQ, from the coding sequence ATGAGTGAAGAAAGAACCGAGATAAACTCGTTAGGCGAATTTGGCCTGATCGATCTCCTGACTAAAAATATTGAAATCCAGCAGGCGAGTACTGTATTGGGTGTGGGTGACGATGCTGCCGTGATAGACCACTTTGGCCGTCAGACAGTGGTATCTACCGACATGCTGGTGGAAGGTATTCACTTTGACCTGATGTATACCCCGCTCAAGCACCTGGGATACAAGTCTGTAACAGTGAACCTCTCCGACATATATGCCATGAATGCAACGCCTACACATATTACGGTGAGCATTGCCTTCAACAACCGTTTTTCCGTAGAGGCACTGAACGAGTTTTACGAAGGTGTATATGCCGCCTGTGAGAAATATGGTGTGGACCTGATTGGAGGTGATACTTCCAACTCTCAGAAAGGGTTTATCATCAGCGTCACAGCTATTGGTGAGGTAGCGCCTGACCAGTTTGTGAAGCGCTCCACTGCCCAAAAAGGCGACCTGCTATGCGTATCCGGCGATCTGGGTGCTGCATTCCTGGGTCTCACCCTGCTGGAAAGAGAGAAGAAGATCTACCTTGAAAGTCCGCAGTTGCAGCCTGACCTGGAAGACCAGACCTATATCATAGGCCGTCAGCTGAAGCCAGAAGCAAGAAAGAACATCGTCGAGTGGCTGGAGAAGAACGACATCAAGCCTACAGCCATGATGGATGTAAGCGATGGTCTGAGCTCTGAAATCCTGCATATCTGTAAGCAGTCGAACCTGGGCGTAGTGCTGTATGAAGAGAAGATCCCTATTGCACAGGAGAGTAAGGAAATGGCGCTGAAGTTTGGAATGGATCCAACCGCATGTGCACTGAGTGGTGGCGAAGACTATGAGCTGCTGTTTACCATGAAGCAGGAGGACTACGATAAGATCGTATTGTCCGAAGAAATCAGTGTGATCGGGTATATGGCAGATATCAGCGAAGGAGCACACATCTTAACGAAAGGTGGAAATAAGTTTAAGTTGGTAGCGCAGGGATGGAATGCGTTCAAGCAATAA